A genomic region of Rhizobium sp. NXC24 contains the following coding sequences:
- a CDS encoding lysophospholipid acyltransferase family protein: MGASQRNIFENITGRPATAWLAKPAAVAIVLFARAITAVRAIWSESGVPTGRCVYFANHSSHGDFILIWAVLPPRLRRRTRPVAGADYWLKSKLNSFIGRDVFNAVLIERDREARTEDPIEQMAAAIDAGSSLILFPEGTRNLTDAPLQPFKSGLFHLARMRPDIDLVPVWINNLNRVMPKGEFVPIPLICTVTFGEALRIGADEEKADFLARAQAALLALSPKQMGSGE; this comes from the coding sequence ATGGGGGCGTCACAACGGAATATTTTCGAAAATATCACGGGTAGGCCGGCGACGGCCTGGCTTGCGAAACCGGCCGCGGTAGCGATCGTGCTATTTGCGCGCGCTATTACTGCCGTGCGGGCGATCTGGTCGGAAAGTGGCGTGCCCACAGGCCGCTGCGTCTATTTCGCCAATCACTCCAGCCATGGCGATTTCATCCTCATCTGGGCGGTGCTGCCGCCGCGGCTCAGGCGGCGAACACGCCCAGTCGCCGGCGCCGATTACTGGCTGAAATCGAAGCTGAACAGCTTCATTGGCCGCGACGTCTTCAATGCCGTGCTGATCGAACGGGACCGCGAGGCGCGGACGGAAGATCCGATCGAGCAGATGGCTGCCGCTATCGACGCGGGCTCTTCGCTGATCCTGTTTCCCGAGGGCACGCGAAACCTGACGGACGCACCGCTGCAACCCTTCAAGAGTGGGCTATTTCATCTGGCGAGGATGCGCCCCGATATCGATCTCGTTCCCGTCTGGATCAACAATCTCAATCGTGTCATGCCCAAGGGCGAGTTCGTGCCCATTCCGTTGATCTGCACCGTGACCTTTGGCGAGGCGCTGCGCATCGGCGCAGACGAAGAGAAGGCGGATTTTCTGGCGCGTGCGCAAGCGGCGCTACTGGCCCTCTCGCCCAAACAAATGGGGAGTGGTGAATGA